The DNA segment ACAGGCGTCTGGGAAGCGACATCCCTGTTTAACAAACGCGCGAGGCTGACTCCATCCATCACAGGCATCTGATAATCCAGCAAATACAGATCGAATGGTGGGTACCCTGCCACCGCTGCTTTCTGCCGGCACTTTAAGGCCTCGGGCCCCGATGCAGCAAGGCTCACATCCATACCCCAGGCCGCCAGTTGTAAGCTAAGAATGCGCCGGTTTGTTGCATTGTCATCAACCACAAGCACGCGTTTTCCTTCCAGCAATTGCGGTGCGGATTCACCTAACTGCGTACCGTCTGGCTTAACCATCAGGGTTACATGAAACGCGGCCCCCTGCCCGGGCTCGCTCTCTACCCAAATTTCTCCCTGCATCAACGTAGTCAGGCGCTTGCTAATGGCAAGCCCAAGGCCGGTGCCGCCGTACTTTCTGGTTGTCGAAGAATCTACCTGGCTGAACGAACGGAACAACCTGTTTTTCTTCTCTTCCGGAATACCTATGCCTGTATCCTGAACGACTAGATGCAGCTTGATGTGATCTACTGAAACGCTTTCCTGCAGTTCTACTGTAACGGTCACCTCCCCTTGTTCAGTGAACTTGATACCATTCCCGACAAGATTGACAATAATCTGCCGTAGCCTTGTTGAATCCCCGACCACCCGATGGGGCACATCTGGCATGATTAGGCTTGCTAATTCAAGGCCTTTATTCGATGCTTTGAGTGCCAATACATCGATGGCATCTTCTATGCATGTGCGAATTTCAAAGCTGTGCTCTTCCAGTTCGAGCTGTCCGGCTTCAATTTTAGAAAAATCCAGGATATCGTTGATAATCGTAAGCAGCGAATCACCGCTGTTCCGAATTGTCTCCACATATTCTCGCTGCTCTTCATCCAGCGCCGTTTGGGTTAACAGGCTTGTCATACCAATAACACCATTCATGGGCGTCCGAATTTCGTGACTCATGCTCGCAAGAAACTCTCCTTTGGCCCGAGTGGCTTCCTGCGCAGCATCCAGATACCGCTGTATGTCGTCGGCCATCTGGTTAAAGGCAAGCGCCAGCTTACCAATTTCGCCCCCAGTCTCAACGTGAACCCTGCTTGCAAGGTCACCTTGCCCTAGCCACATTGCTGCCTCCTGAATTTTGAGCACAGGCACAGCAATACTGCGCGCTAGCCAAAAAGCGCCGGCAACACCTAACAAAAGGGAGGACAGGCTAATAAGCACCGCAAATCCTTGTGCGTTACGTAGTTCGTCTTCAAAATACGAAGTTGTGCGTCCCACCCGCACCCGCCCCGTCAGGTCTGCAGTATCAAACGAAGCTTCTGTAATGGCAGCATTACCTACACGTTTTTCGCGCTGTTGCGCGTCTATTAAGCTGTCCGGATATGCTGCTATGGCAGTGCCGTCTTCATCCAGTATCACGACAAACTGCACTTCAGGATCTGCCTTGGCATACCTGACCGCACGCTGCATCGCAGCAAAATCTCCTACTTCGAGTGCCGACTGTACACTCAAGGCGAGCGTTACTGCAAAAGTATTGGAAGATTGCTCGAAGTTCTTAGTAATCAGCTCTTTTTGCTGGCCGCTGAAATAGAAATAGAGAATCAGCGATGATGTAGCAACAATCAGAAAGA comes from the Bacteroidota bacterium genome and includes:
- a CDS encoding response regulator, which produces MMQLSLRNRIHLTVFLIVATSSLILYFYFSGQQKELITKNFEQSSNTFAVTLALSVQSALEVGDFAAMQRAVRYAKADPEVQFVVILDEDGTAIAAYPDSLIDAQQREKRVGNAAITEASFDTADLTGRVRVGRTTSYFEDELRNAQGFAVLISLSSLLLGVAGAFWLARSIAVPVLKIQEAAMWLGQGDLASRVHVETGGEIGKLALAFNQMADDIQRYLDAAQEATRAKGEFLASMSHEIRTPMNGVIGMTSLLTQTALDEEQREYVETIRNSGDSLLTIINDILDFSKIEAGQLELEEHSFEIRTCIEDAIDVLALKASNKGLELASLIMPDVPHRVVGDSTRLRQIIVNLVGNGIKFTEQGEVTVTVELQESVSVDHIKLHLVVQDTGIGIPEEKKNRLFRSFSQVDSSTTRKYGGTGLGLAISKRLTTLMQGEIWVESEPGQGAAFHVTLMVKPDGTQLGESAPQLLEGKRVLVVDDNATNRRILSLQLAAWGMDVSLAASGPEALKCRQKAAVAGYPPFDLYLLDYQMPVMDGVSLARLLNRDVASQTPVLMLSSLGTRIELLTNASFVSLHKPAREQHLQQALMRLLSTQTVPAAPPEIALPEIQAFSILLAEDHMINQKVVVRFLEELGLQADVVANGREAVHAVSARMYDVILMDTRMPEMDGFSAAQWMRSNLPAAEQPYIIVMSVEEGLSTHQEETNDVDPEVMGGAAIDAQISKPVKISELKQALHHFQLLSQGLKVEAEK